ACAGAAAATCTTGGAGTTAATTTAGCGTTTACATTTATCTGACTTTCAGTTGAATCATGTTATCGATTACTGGCTTTAATGATCATCATCTATTGTATTATTTAACAAAATTGTGAGGACGAAAACCAAAGTTAAGAATTTTATCTGCagctacttttatttttatgattcATGTATTAATATATATCATCCCTGTTATATAAAGATTACTGTACTTAAACCAATCAATGTATATAGGACTTCCAGCCACAGAATCCAATATAGAATCTGATATACAACTTTGAGGAAATGCAAAATAGACACAAGCAGCACTTAAATAATTTTACACCCGTGACGATAAGTTAATTTATTTCTACAAACATTGGTCTGCCACACAGGAATAGCAGGAAGCAATCAGTTACTCACAGCGCTGATAGTTGCCAGGTCTGGATGGATCCATATTGGCAAGCTCCCTCTCCATATAGTAAATGGCACGCGTTGCGTTCCCGTCAGGGTCCACCTGGATTCGAAAACCACTGCGAGCTGAAGTGAGGAGAAGTTCAAATATAGTGAATGACTTCAGCTTCTTTCAATATTTGCGTACTCTTATGAAAACCATCAAAGAAGGCTTTCTTATTTGTGATAAGTTAAAATCCCTTTATTGCACAGGCTTGTCATacattgcttttttttccatatgCGCTGCTTTGTTTATAAGAAGCTGTAAATTATTGAGATTTGATTAAGAGCATAATCAACAAAGATGTTTTGtttacaaaactttttttttttaaagtgtaaatagttttttgattttttttttctgggtgAAGAAACAACCAGAGTCAGCACGATGCTATTAGGGGAACTAAAAGAACTATAAAATCTTTATAATTTTGTCAGTATTGCAACATTAGAGTAAATCTCAGATTTGACAGCACAATTCTGCTCTTAGcgcatgggaaaaaaaaaaaattatttgcatTAGATAAAATTCACTAATGCAAAAATATCCACCTCTATCAAAAAAAATTTGAATAGACTAAGCAGCTGTATCATAAAATAAGTCACACAAATACAGTTTAATttcaaatacacacatacattgTGGGTTGAATCCGACTAGTTATGTAAACATACCACACAAAACCACATCAAAGTAAGATGAGAGTAAGAATGCAAAAAATCGGTTTTAGGTGAGGTGAGGTTAGGTGAGGTTTTAAATGTATcttctcattttaaatttggttTATATTCATAATTTACCATGTCAAGTGAAGGAATTCCTCAAATCTGAGAGATAATactgataagaaaaaaataccccacccacataaacaaaaaaacattcacaCCGCAGTGTACTATAGACCTGTTTGGGTGTGGGTGGGTTAATTCCTCCcctccaaaacacacacacacacacacacacgcacacacacgcacacacacgcacacacacgcacacacacgcacacacacgcacacacacacactctctctctacTCACTGTTGTCCCCTCGGTCTTGCTCACGTAGCAAAGGTACCTGGGAGCCGTGTCCCACTACatagagaacaaaaacaaagcaaatttGAACAAGGACTCCACAAAGCTCATCTCTGCACTAAGTAAAAACCTCTGCGTTGTTATTATGAAACTCATATTCAACAGTTAACTGACTTTTCCTGCTTATGGCTGCAGAAGTACAACACATTATGAAAACTGCAACAGAAAGTAATCATTGTGAACTTTCAGATTTGTAATTTCTATCACCTACCTGAGCTAGCACCATCATATTCATGACCGTAACCACTCTGAGGCTGCTGGGATCCAACCCCATTAGGTACAGGAAGTAGAGGCATACCAGGCTGGATGTATGGTGGCTGAGCATACATACTCGGAGCATAGAGGGTGGGAGCATATTGATTCCCCATACCCTTCTTTACTGCTTTTCCTGCCTCATACACTGCAAGACAATGGAACAGAGTTGGTTTTAAACATGACGGTGAAAGATGATGTAAATGTATAAACATCAAGTGCTAGAGACTATAAagtgtaaaattattaacagtttgaaatttgtgatttttctgtcacagttaaaacagaacagattATAGTTTACTGTCTTTCCATTAAATAAATAGAGGTATTCTGTTAACCCTTTTAGGAAATACCCCAACTTCCCATTGAGTCAGTGTACTCAGTGCTTTAAAAACCATGCCCACTGGAGGGGAAAACAGTCTGTCTTACACACATGCAAATGAGGGCTGAAACAGTAATGCATTGCCTTAAGCTGAAGGAGAAACAGTAAGATGTAACACTGCCCCCTAAAAGGAGGCTCCAAGCATGACTCTtgtcaaagtttaaaaaaaaaaatagaaaagaaaatgactttTCCAGTTGAGTATTTCAGTACCTGAAGTCCAGTTAGCTTTTAGaaagcttttaaaatatgttaacaAGATGATGCTGTAGTTGGCTGAGCATTACACGCACTCAACTAAAAGAGAAGTTGCCCAATGTCAAAATGCTTCCTCTGTTCGATTTATTAGTATAGCCTCCCACAACAAAACAAGCTCAcagtcattttcttttcttctctcttttttaatttttttttcttttgctaacAGGCAAAATTGACAAGGAGGCACCCTCAAAATTTTTCCCCTCCAGTTTGTTCAGGGTTGTCTCCATGGCAAACCAAACTAAAGTTAACTGATTCCTGGCTTTAGGCtcatatttaaattttaaacattgttatggaaatttaattaataaagccTCTGGGGGTCAGGCTTCCTGCAATAAAGTTAAAGCTGAATGCTCATCCACCTCCCACCATCTAACTGTGTGTAATAAAGTGTGAAACAGGTGTGCTGAAACCAAGTGACATAAAATCACTGTTGCTAAAACAATGTGACCAATACGTCAATGAAGGAAATTCcaataccccccccccaaaaaagacccACACACAAATTTGTGCAAGCTGGCATACAAGAACTCTCCCTATATTGAGTGGTACACTGTACAATTAAAATTATGATCTCAAAATGTACTGATACTCAATGGAACAGACACATTTCAGTCTAAAATGAGATTAAACAGTAATAATTAAATGTGGTTAAAGAAAGTTATGCACAAttttattgacttttctgtttGATACTTACATGCTCGTGGACAGCAGCAGCGATCCGGGCAGCAGGGGCAACTGACAtaacagcagcaggtgtgtggacAACACTGGCACCAGCAAATCCCAATCAAGAGGACCAGCAGAAAGAAGCCAAGGACCACCAAAACAACCAGGAGCCAGTCTGCAAAAGACCAACaattaaatgcatttatttcaaGATTTAAGATTTGATATTTCTTCTTCAATTGCTGACATAgtccagaagaaaaaaaaaaaaaaacacatgaaactCATGTGAGCCCTGAACTACAGCTACAGTGGTCCACATTTCCTGTATTCGTGTATTacatcaaaaacagaaaacacctATACTGTATATGTAAATGCATCTTAACAATAACAGTcaaaaagaaagcagtttatGTGCGTGACTTGAAGCGACAGTTCCACAAGATAAGACTTACATGCCATTTTTGTCATTTACATAAACAACACATGTTGGCTACCATGGTGACTTTTAAAAGGTTTAAACCGGTAAAGCCGGTTCACAAGTCTATGCATgcagctcattaaaaaaaaaacaacagagaaggaAGACACTGTATATTGAAATGAATCAACTAACATGGAAACTGTGTTAGCAGTGTGAAAAACATAGGGCTGTGTACACAGAAAAGGGAATGAGGTTCTGAATGTCCTTTGGTAACAGGCTGCCTGTACTCACACTGAAAGTTAAATATGCAAACATGCAAATTGAGTCAcactaaagaaagaaacaaaggcaGATAACAGCATAATTAAGGATGCCAGTAAAGAGCAAGTAAAGCAGAGCAGTGCATAAACCTATATTTCCACCCACAAAATGGTGCTTGACCCTTACATATACCAGCCTGTTTTCAAACTGAGTCACAGTTCCTTCCTATATGTAATGGTACTTCTGGAGTGTGACCTTAAAAGGAATTTATCAAGTGTCAGATAATTTTTTCTAGCAAAATGAGTCAAGAGTGGTTATGTTTTTAGAAAAGCACACAAGCCAATTGTACTCTTGTAAGGAATTACTCATTACTCCAACCTCACTGTTACCCTCCTGTTCTTTAAGGTTAAACCTGATACTTCATACGCCTCTACTGTGGGACTGAAACGTGACTGAGCTATATCAAGAGGCTTGTACTACCTTCCATAACCAGTAAGTCAATGCCAGGCAGGAGGTCAGTAGAATTTGACTTTCTCTCTGTGAAAGAAAGATAAAGCCACAATTATTTTTATGTGGTCTGCTTTTGTTACCTGCAACCTGTGACTCTAAAAACCCTTTAAGAACTCAGCCTGTGACAAATACCCTCCTATCCTTTCAGCCACTTGAACAATCTGTCATGCCAATGGTTTTATGCATTTGTTCTCAAATATTCTAATGTGTAAGCACAAGATTGTGGATGgggaaaaagaaatttaaagcaaaagGAAGAAGTGTCTGCATAGAGTATACCTGTACCTGAATGCGGTGGCTATGAATGGAAGAAACTTACCGAGTACAAGGAGCTCTGTGTAGTCTTCAGTATTTCCTGTAACATCTTGAGAAGAGACGACAGAACAGACGTAGACACCACTGTCTCCCCATGCAGTCTGTGCGATATTCAGATCTGCATCTGTGGGTAacaatttttacatttactaCAAGAGCATAAAATGGAATTGTACTGACAACTCTAATCAAGTTATATTTTCACTTATTCTAGATTTGTATTCATTGCACTGGGTGTCTATGACATATGACTTTATTTTCCAATAAACTGAACAATACTGAAGGTCCTTCAAGTGTTGAGAAactgactttaaaaacaaacaaacaaacaaaaacagaaaatgttgtAGAAAACGTAGtacatttttagtatttttttttcgaTAGTTGTTATTCAAAAACTGTGGGTCTCCTAGATGACCCTCAAGTACATGAACTATGCACTACCAATATTCAAGCTGTCCCTCAAGAGGTATGTGGGCTGACTCAGTCAAATCAATTAAAACCATAGAAAAAACATTTCgtcttgcatttttttaaaccaatgaATAGTTTTAAGACAGACTCCAATGCTCATTTTGAAGGTCCCAGCAAGTCAGGCATCCagttataagataagataagataacctttattagtcccacacgtgggaatcACTAAGTACCTAATTGGTTTTGGCACAGGACTGCCTGCTGGCCAGCTGGTTTGGTTCTGCTCGTGGGCaatataaataaacctgaactgaactgaattcagTTCTTGTTAATATCCATCACCTTACTGTGAATTTTCACCTAATCATTGCCCATCATCCTTCAGCACACTCTGATCAACGTACAGCAAATAAACAGTATAGCTATGGTTCTATTGTTATTAGAAATTCACTGTCCTGAGATTTATCCAAAAAAAGATCAGCAACCCAGCAGCACTGTTCaactaatgaaaaaaaattagtGAGCCCATCAAAAATACCCATGTTTCAAATcggtttaaacaaaaacaaaaaaaacaatacggCTGAAATATGCCATCCCTTCTTGTACTGAAAATAACAGTGAAATAGATCTTTGAATAGTAAGACTTAAGACTACAGAACAGTAAGATTCTTTACATTAGTATTCTTTCTTTGCTCATACAAATTCAGTTTGAAAAGTACATCTGAACAGAACATATAATAGAAACAAGTCATATATAGCTCTCATGTAATGTGAAACTACTGCAGGGACAGGCAATTTATTTTCCTAAGTGTCTAaatgagaaactgggactgttgtgaaGGGCCCCCACCATTAAACTGAACTCAATTCTGCTCAATATTAATtcagtctttttaaatcttatcGGTATGGCCTTCCACAACAGACCCAATTTCTCTTGTGGCCCCTTAGGAAAATTAAATGTACACCCTCGCAGTGTACTAACATGTCGTGCCAAGGCTGTTACATATCTTAATAGGATTTCAGTGTATTAATTATCCAACTTACTGCCGATTATGCTGATCTTGCGCCCCTGGTACTCAGGGCCGAGGGTAACTGCAGTGCCTTGCTTGGAGGCCACTATTCGCACTGTCCTCTGGTTGTCTGCACACTCAATGATGGGGTTATAGTTGGGGTTGTTTTGAGACAGAATGTTGTCTGCACTGCTGGGATTGAGTGCAGCCTGAACCGGGTCCCGACAGAAAGACTTATACTTCCACGTTACAATAGGGAGCTGAGTGGCCGTTGTCTGATACTGACAAGTAAGGGTGACAGGCTGGAAGAGAATGACGACATACCTCTTGGTAGGACATTGAACTGATACGCCCATAGTGGAttctagaaagaaaaaaaaaatataagttGAAAGTGAAGATTGACACAGATTATGCATTATTACTGTGATTATCATCATTATGTTTctgatatttaaaatttaaaaaaggcatcCTACATCCTCTAAGGCGTGGCACAAGCTAAACACCATTTCTTCACTTCTAGTATCACCGAGAGTACATGTAATGAGTCACCTCATCTGTAATGAGTCTGGCTGCATGAGCTCCAACCACTACACTAAGTTCTGATAACACAGAACTACAATTAAAGGAAGTTTTGAACTCTATGTTAcagttagttaaaaaaaaacaagtacttTTTTATCCAAGTATTTGACACTTGAAGATGTTGACTAGTTAGTGATACTGACATTATAATTCAACACACACTTAATCAGCAGCTTTACTATATACAGCCCTGGTAAAGCCCGGATGCAGCCCTAAACAAGCCTTAAATCACCACACATGAGTTACAGTGGAAGTTTTTGTTTATAAGTATGCAACAGCATACAAAAACTACTCAATTTCCTCTGCTTTCGTCTGCATTTCTACTGCACTAAATTATGAGTTATGCTTATGCTCTAGCATGTGGCGGCAACATAGAGCATCTCAGTAAAACATTTTATCCAAAGGCTATGCGTTGGATACCAATTCGACTTTAATCAGTTCCAGTTCCCcaatatttaaagtttaaaaataaaaccaacaacaacccACAAGGCTTCCAAAAGGTgtatttaacaacaacaacaacaaaaaaaacttttctaCCCGTATTTTTTTCCAACTTTACTTTGAAAATAGAATTCATAAATTGATTTATTCATATTaatctattttttaattttatttttgtttgtctgcGAGTGCATTGTATAAAAACTACCGAGAAGAAAGAgccattttaattttatgtcCCAACTGGTTGTGTCTCAAAATCCTTGttgtcaatttaaaaaaaaaaaaaaaacgttttccCCCAAAACACAAACGTTAAAAGACCTCCAGCCATCAGTACAAGAAAAATGCCCACAAAAAGTTATAATTTTGGAAAAGCTAGAGTATTTAGAAAGGCAGATTGAATATCAAAGCTTCCCCGGCCCCCACCCTGTTTGGCAAATACAGGCCAACTTACCTGTCGCCATTAGAGCGACGAAGATTATCGTCCAGAACATGTTTAATTTTGCTTCCTCGCGGTCTCGGTAGACTTAAGTATTTTTAATTCGTAAAATATACAAACAAAAACGTATTCAGGTACATGTAATTTCCCTCAGACAGATAGTAACACCTCCATTTTGCGTCTTTGTGTGTTGTAGACTTGGAGGACCCGAACGCCCCGCAGGTGTGTGCTGAGCAACAGGTTGCGAAAAACAGGGGCGTGTGTAAGTTGTTGTTTTACAGGTGGTTGCTGAATTTTTCGGTTGACGGCGGATTAATTTCGCTACAGAAACCTAGTCGTGAGAAATGGGcaagtttttattttcaaaaaaaggctttttctttgtctttgtccaTGTTGTGTTCGCTAAAGTGACATTTTAACCAGGAAGTACGCTACGTGTTTTACCTACCCTCTAGATGGTACAGTCTAGAAACTGATAAACGACATGAAAGCACTGTTTGTTAATTTTAAACCCAGGTTGTGGGAGAGAGAGCGTGACCTATTTCGTGGGGACGGGCGATACTGCGCTTTTTTATGTCATTTAGAACATTAAAATGAGCTTAAtagtatgaaaagaaaaacaaacaaacaaaaatctagTTTCTACACTACCATTGTACAGAACTTTAACTTTACTGCTTGGGAATAGACCTATAAATGTCAGAAGTGACTGCTTAGAAGTGACTTCATTTTGAAGGCTAATCAACTCTTATCTTGACTTCATTGTTCCCTGTTTTTCCACACTTCACTTTCACAGTCCAGGTTTTGCTTGTGGATCAGATAGCTTCTATACATATAATAAGACTAAAGTCTTATCAGACCGTGGGAATCTTAAAATTTGGTTTACCAGGTTTAACTGAAAGAGACCATAAATTGAAGATGTTTGTCTTTACGGCGTTCTGACAAAAAATGACATTTCATATAACTGTCCATTAAAAGTTTTTTAAGCAAAAATATAGGTATGGGAACAAAATACACTACACATGTCACAGTGAAATGGCAGCACTGATCCTGCAAGCCCCAGCAGCTGAGGGATTTCCCATGATGTAAACTCTTCTGATTATTAACTGAGCACATTATATTATGTTCCAGTGTCTGTTATGAAAAAGAACACGAACCATATGCAGCTTGATATGcagatgtgtttttaattaagGCCAGATATGTAGATGTGTTTCAAACATAATTATTTGCTGTCAAGTAAAGCTGAAGTTTAATAAGCCAAATAAGTATGAAGCTGATTTACAGAAAAATAACCAGTTATTATGGAAattgtttttctaaaaaaaaaggctgacTTCTTTGGGCTTAAGCATATGCAATAAAACAGATCCTATTTAGCCATTTTGCTGTGGCAAATCTAATACAGTTAAAATCGAATACATTTTAAGACAGAAAGTAAGTAGCTATgagtaaaaaaaatgatgtttcAGCACGATGTTTCATGCTGAGTGATAAATGTTGAAGATCCAAAGTCCTGtttgaaaaaagagagaagtgtgttaagtacaaaaaaaaaaaaaaaaaacgaaccAAAAACAGTCTGCTAGTAGCCCCTTTCCATTTTTTTCAATATTTGAACTAAAAATGTTCTCCAATTCAAGACTTACTGGGACTGAgaattagaattttttttttttgtaaaatatttcACAAAGCTTTTCTTACAGCACTAAAAGGAAAGAATAAAATCATCTATTTTAAGTGTGGGGAACtatattaaaatgtataatGGATTAAATGGTGTGAaatattttttggggggttgatCTATAGCTTTAGTCATTCATGAACCGATTCAAGGGACCTGATATAAGGAAGTTGTGTTTCTAAGATGAAagttttgttaaaataaaatcacacttaCTCTGAAGATCACAGTGCTCCAATCGCAATCAGAAAAAGAACtgtgaaatgaaagaagaaaaaaaaccctacagACTGCTGTTGTTCAGTCAAGGTCAGCAAAACCTGGCTCTTGGCAATTTAACTTCAATGTTAAGTGACTATTGTATATGTCATAGGTTAGTATCATATTCATTAATACATGATAATTAGTACAAACCAGCCATACAAATCAATCCAGTAAGTCCACGGCCAAGATCTGAAAAGACAAATTAAGATTGAATCAGGAATTTAAGTGTCttatcttgttcttttttttaaatgtaccttCATCTTTAAAGTATTAATACATTTACATCATTACAGAAATTTACTATTACACATATGTACAGTACTCAACTAATTTATTGGATCAGTGTAAGgtttatgctgcaataaattaacagtattggttattattaaatacattacataaatatatttaatgctaaaatataattattgttgttatccATTATGTCAAAGAAGTATAACAGGAATGACTATTTGGCCATCGGGTCCCCAGCTGTTCATGTCGACATTGGAGTGTAAGGTAGCTTTTATACCCAGTGCATGGCAGTGTGCGACAAATATGTCGTCACATCTGCTGGCATGCACCTCTCGATTTTTGTAACCTGACATGAGCGCACTATCGTGTTTGCTTTTAACACCACATTAATGATATACACTATACTCCCCACAGTATTCACTCACCgatccaaatcattgaattcaggtgcTCCAATCACTTCCGTGGCCACcagtgtaaaagaaaaaacaactagtCATGCAGACTGAATGACAGGATCCCACCTGTGAAAGTCCAGTCATGAAATTTCCTTGCTACTAAATATTACACAGTCAACTACTggtggtattataacaaagtggaagtgaaGGCAGATGAGCGAATACTTTTGGCGATATAGTCTATTAGTACAGAAGTTTAGAGATTTGCAGATTATACAGAGGGAGAAGTTACGACAGTCTGAAAACATGAGACTTTGTGGGTCGAAAaatactttgaaaaaaaaaacaccctgcAATGTCTTTGCCTATGGTTTTGACTCTTTATATATCAGCTCTGTGTGTTAAGTGACCAATTTAGAGAGTATACTGGCACCTTTTTCTTGGCTTATGTTTTCTCCAGAAAGGCTGATCTATTCAAGCTGTTGCAGCATCTAATTCTGTATAATCTAGGAATTAAGTTTCTGTATTGATATATAATTGAAATTGAAAAAATGACACAATAATACATTCATGTTCTCTGCCAAGTTGCAGCAAGGTTAGAAAACTGAGAGGTGAAGGACCAGCAGAAAGGACACCAAAGCGTGACTTGGGTCAGCAGATATAACCTCACTCTGAGAGTGTGTCACTGTATGCGAGGGTATATCGAGCCCTTTATACCCAGAGCGCAGGATTGCAACAAACTGTTTCACCATATAAACCTGAAACATATCATCATATAACTAAGCCTCTGTCATAATTAAGATACTCTTAGTGTGCCAAGTGTATAAAAGCGCGCATTGgcgtattttttttcttccccagcTGTTATATATTGTTACATTCATAATCTTACCCACTGACGCAGTTTAATTAATAGCTGTAttttgacaaacatttaacTTCGGTTTTAAATCACAGATTCAACAAACAGAGGTTGCTTGTTTGTGCTCAATGTGTACACATTTCCGGGGGGAACTCCGTTCGGACCATTTCTGATGTTTATTCAAAATACCAGTTTTGCTAGAAATAAGTGGGGCTTGGCTATAACATGGGTTAACCGCGACTGCGCTCACAGACTTAAGCTTTCCAGTTTGTCAGTGACGCGTTCCTTTCTGATTATCTGCCCTCTCTTTCTGAATAAAAAGACACTCCTAGAAGCATCTAACACAACTACAAACTACTCCAAACTTTGGAAATCACGGTAGCGTAAATATTTCCCCCTTGAAAGGGAAAGTCCTATAAGTACGTGCTTTTTGGACTACTGGAACGCCCCCTCAAAACAAAACTTCGCTGTTTCTTTACTTCCGGTTATGACTTCTTCTACCAATCGTGTTGATGTGGAGGTTTTGTCTAGCGACATCTATCATTCTATCAAAGAAATACTGCAGCGAGGACTCTTGCTCTCGCTGTGCCAAAAAAAGATTTCTGATATTTGCCCAAATGATTGCCGGTATTTAAATAGttgtatgcatgtatgtatggCTTATGTAGCGATTAACAAAGGGTGGCAGGACAGATTACAAGTTTTACAGACTCACTATTATTTATGTGCACTGCTGCCCTCTTACATTCACTGCCTGGATCGGTAGCGCTGCTGCTCTCCGACTTGATGGGACGTGGGGCCTGGGCTCTCAGGGAGGAACAGCTGGGATGTCGGACGGTGGGTTTATGTGGTTGACGCAAAGTTCGAGGATCCGGTGGGATAGTGGCAACCTAATAAAAATCTGTTAATCGCGCTGACAGGCTGGTAAACGCGTGCACCGGGTGGCCACTTCCTTAAATGCGAGTGAGTGCGCGccttttctttttgaagtttgcgATTATGGGATTGGGGCGATCTCGGGGTACGTAACGTCGGCGTAATTCTTCTCTCGCCCTGTCTCtcactttaaaatatatttgtattACAAAAATATTAATTATCGCAAAAAGACGGATCGCCAAAAAATGGCGTTACATTTTTGCAGTACGCAGAGCAAAACTGACCTTTAACTACCCGCTGCAAAACTGCGCAGTTATGAATTTGTCGAATGTTGTTGACTCGCTTCGTTGTTCACGCGAAAAATCTATGATTTGAGACCAGGAGGAGACAAACCCAGTCTCAGTGAACTACGATTGCAGCACGGAAAAATCGGAGGGTTGCCTCACCAAGAATGTTAAATCTGTAGATCAATAATCAAATATGAGGATCCATCGGCTTTGGCAGCCCCACTGGGAATAAATGGATTATGTGAAATGATATTAATACGCAATATAATGTGCTAAATCATCCGAAATTATAAGGCTTTACCACTAGGAATAAGCCCACATCCGCTAATACTGATTTAACATGCCGTTATCTGCTTTAACTCCTACTCTAACCTCACCAAAAGAAGAGTCACTGTGGCTCAACGCCATATAATATTACACGCTTTTACATCCCAACCTGTAGTGGATACCGCCACTATAGTTTCAGTTCCATCAGAATGTTGTGATGTTCTCAGTAGTCCTTGATGTATTATCCAGCTCCAGTTCATAAATGGTTatctaaaacttttttttctctctataaTATTCCCTGAACACATGTGAAAATAAAGTACATACTGTAATGGGAAGTCCCTCTGCTGGGCACCGGGTCAGAAGTCTTATACTCCATGCCTAAAGAGGaagaaataaatttaagtagcatAATTCTGTATGAATAactaattacatttaaataattcatATATTTTGATTAGAAATAGAACGACTCGTCACTGTGAATTCATGATGGCACAGAATATATGCCTTTTAACCAGTTTGATACACAGCACAGTAGAAATTCAACAGCAATAAAATCTACAGACTCCAAAATAATATTTCGCATGTACAGAGTGTATCCAGACTGTTTTAGACTGCACTGATCTAAACAGGTGCATTTAATGTAAGTCTGTGCCATATCATATTGACCATAATGCCCTCCCCCACAATATTGCCCTCCCACAAAGAGACAAGTCCGGGCATGTCTGAGAGTAGAGTTAGAGCTGGGCGTCCGACTTCGATGATGAGTTACACAGAAAAGGGACAGTAGACAGTAGAGCACAGTTCCCAGCAAAGTATGCAAGAAAACAAGAGGAGGAACTTGCAGCTGGTGATGTGCGACCCAATTAAACAAAGAGCCTGGAGTATTCGCCAGTTGCGGTCCTTCTGATAATAGAGGCAAATGGTGGATTTAAACAAC
The genomic region above belongs to Oreochromis niloticus isolate F11D_XX linkage group LG11, O_niloticus_UMD_NMBU, whole genome shotgun sequence and contains:
- the lsr gene encoding lipolysis-stimulated lipoprotein receptor isoform X1, which encodes MFWTIIFVALMATESTMGVSVQCPTKRYVVILFQPVTLTCQYQTTATQLPIVTWKYKSFCRDPVQAALNPSSADNILSQNNPNYNPIIECADNQRTVRIVASKQGTAVTLGPEYQGRKISIIGNADLNIAQTAWGDSGVYVCSVVSSQDVTGNTEDYTELLVLERKSNSTDLLPGIDLLVMEDWLLVVLVVLGFFLLVLLIGICWCQCCPHTCCCYVSCPCCPDRCCCPRALYEAGKAVKKGMGNQYAPTLYAPSMYAQPPYIQPGMPLLPVPNGVGSQQPQSGYGHEYDGASSVGHGSQVPLLREQDRGDNTRSGFRIQVDPDGNATRAIYYMERELANMDPSRPGNYQRLDNMTEVSSLHDSSGSEPRSRGGRSQPPHLPTVYDRDEAMSTISSVSQQGRRRDDYPEQRGGYMENRVRSRSMDNLDDIGRRYPRDDYPPQRRPDSRGGRGSDDGWSSSARSGYDRDYDDRRRRDYSPDRRRGEGGAYGDLPGRRSHSRDDIMDLERDRRYGGGARGGREDYDDGFLREAMERKRMGEQQRARSRERLDSESDRSDRGRGARGPPPLPLNPPSGNPGRHDDYLPPPPPPYSEDEKKSNLRKNGAVSRESLVV
- the lsr gene encoding lipolysis-stimulated lipoprotein receptor isoform X2 — protein: MFWTIIFVALMATESTMGVSVQCPTKRYVVILFQPVTLTCQYQTTATQLPIVTWKYKSFCRDPVQAALNPSSADNILSQNNPNYNPIIECADNQRTVRIVASKQGTAVTLGPEYQGRKISIIGNADLNIAQTAWGDSGVYVCSVVSSQDVTGNTEDYTELLVLDWLLVVLVVLGFFLLVLLIGICWCQCCPHTCCCYVSCPCCPDRCCCPRALYEAGKAVKKGMGNQYAPTLYAPSMYAQPPYIQPGMPLLPVPNGVGSQQPQSGYGHEYDGASSVGHGSQVPLLREQDRGDNTRSGFRIQVDPDGNATRAIYYMERELANMDPSRPGNYQRLDNMTEVSSLHDSSGSEPRSRGGRSQPPHLPTVYDRDEAMSTISSVSQQGRRRDDYPEQRGGYMENRVRSRSMDNLDDIGRRYPRDDYPPQRRPDSRGGRGSDDGWSSSARSGYDRDYDDRRRRDYSPDRRRGEGGAYGDLPGRRSHSRDDIMDLERDRRYGGGARGGREDYDDGFLREAMERKRMGEQQRARSRERLDSESDRSDRGRGARGPPPLPLNPPSGNPGRHDDYLPPPPPPYSEDEKKSNLRKNGAVSRESLVV